A single region of the Candidatus Binatia bacterium genome encodes:
- a CDS encoding RNA methyltransferase has protein sequence MSSSDRGDAGGPTRRSGEAGGPIRRAGDAGAQSTARRSGLRVVLVEPSRGANVGAACRAISNMGAGELFIVGGQYDAEEARRTAVHAGDVFDSRRHVDSIAEAVAPCALVVGTTSRSRPWSIPVVSVGEVFADARRRGLGAAQVAIVFGPEDHGLTNEQLARCHRVAFIPTASEYSSLNLAQAVVVCLYEWL, from the coding sequence TTGTCCAGTAGCGACCGCGGCGATGCCGGCGGGCCAACCCGCCGCAGCGGCGAAGCTGGCGGGCCAATCCGCCGCGCCGGCGATGCCGGCGCGCAAAGCACCGCGCGCCGCAGCGGGCTGCGCGTCGTGCTCGTCGAGCCGAGTCGGGGCGCCAACGTCGGCGCGGCCTGCCGCGCAATCAGCAACATGGGCGCCGGCGAGCTTTTCATCGTCGGGGGGCAGTACGACGCCGAAGAGGCCAGGCGCACCGCAGTGCATGCCGGCGACGTGTTCGATTCACGCCGGCATGTCGATTCCATTGCGGAAGCCGTCGCGCCGTGCGCGCTGGTCGTCGGGACGACGTCGCGGAGCAGGCCGTGGAGCATTCCTGTCGTTTCGGTCGGCGAGGTTTTTGCGGACGCGCGGCGGCGCGGGCTTGGCGCGGCGCAGGTCGCGATCGTCTTCGGTCCGGAGGACCACGGGCTGACCAACGAGCAGCTGGCGCGCTGCCATCGCGTGGCTTTCATTCCGACTGCGTCCGAATACTCGTCGCTCAACCTCGCCCAGGCCGTCGTCGTCTGTCTCTATGAATGGCTCC